The following nucleotide sequence is from Basilea psittacipulmonis DSM 24701.
GGGATGTCGGATATTTTGTATGAAAGAAAAACAAAATTCCCTGTGATGGGGGTGTTAACGGCTAGTAATGCGGGCTCAAAGGGTACTGGCTTGTATCAAGGTAGTGCGAGTTTATTATTTCAAAACACCTTGGGTTTGAATGATCTGCTATATCTTTCTTACGTTAGCGATCTTGGAGGTAAGGAATTAGATATTCCACCTACTGGCACAAAGTCTTATGCGTTCAGTTTTTCAATGCCGTATCGTAATTGGCTGTTTTCTTTGAATGCGTATCGAAGTGAATTTCATCAGGTATTCAAAGGGCTTAATGACTACTATGATTATCATGGATGGTCAAATGTGAAAGATTTGTCGGCCTCTTATATGATATATCGCGATGCAGTAAGAAAATTAAACGTTTCAGGAAAAATCTGGCAGCGTTCTTCTTCTAGCTATATTAATGATGCAGAGTTAACGGTGCAACGCAGACGTACGAGTGGTTTTACGCTTTCTTTGGAAGACCGTGAGTATTGGGGAGAAAGCATTTTTTCTGGCAAAGTCTCTTATAAACAAGGAATGAGGTGGTTTGGTGCAGAACCTGTATCTGATGAAATTTCAAACAGCGGCACGGGTAGAATGCGTCAAATTTTATTAACCCTAAATTGGCTACAGCCTTTTGTTGTTGCTAAGCAACGATTTTATTTTGATACACATTTAGAGGGACAGTACTCATTTACCCGCGTATTTGCTCAAGATAAATTTTCAATGGGGGATCGTCTGACCGTCAGAGGGTTCTCTAATGAAATGACCTTGTCGGCAGAACATGCTTTGTTATCAAAAAATACGATTTATTATCAATATTATGGAAATCACCAATTATATCTAGGTTTGGACTATGGTAAGTTATGGGGACCCAGTACAAAAGAAATATTAGGGGATGAATTGATGGGGGCAGCGGTAGGACTGAAAGGTGCGGTGAATATTTGGCATACGCAATGGCAGTACGATGCGTTTGTAGGAAAGTCATTAAAACAACCTCAGTATTATCCTCGTAACAATTATGTAATATTTTTTAGTACCTCATTAATCTTTTAGCTATAATTTGCGTATAAAAGAGATATCAATTATTTTGATGAATTGAAAATGAAAAGAACACTAAAACTAAGTTTACTTGTAAGTGTGTTGAGTGTCGCTTACCAGGTATATGCAGCAGACTTAACAGCAGTTGAGGTAGATAAATCGGCTTCTGTCAATCAGCAACCTGTACTATTAAAAACAGATAGCGGTGTGGTTCAAGTAAATATTGCTCAGACCACAGCGTCAGGCGTGTCTGTTAACCAGTTCAAGACATTTAATGTCGGAAAAGATAATTTGATTTTGAATAATAGTGCCGTGGCTTCTCAAACGGAGTTAGCTGGATGGGTAGCAGGAAATGAAGCTTTGGCAAAAGGAGCTGAAGCGAAAATTATTATTAATCAGGTTAATAGTGATCGACCATCTGAGTTAAATGGCTATATAGAGGTCGCAGGTAAGCGTGCTGATGTCGTGATTGCGAACGAATCAGGTATTCAGGTTAATCATGCAGGATTTATTAATGCAAGCAAAGTAACTTTGACAACTGGGGCTCCCAAGTTGAATGCTCAAGGTAATATCGAAGGTTACGATGTTGCTAAAGGTACCATCCAAATTGAAGAGGGTGGCACCTTAGATACCGAAAAAAGCGATTATACGCATATTATCTCAAAAGCCGTAGAAGTTAGAGGTAAGGTGCTAGCGAAAGATCTTCGTGTTGTAGCGGGAGAAAATGAAGTTGATCCATCAGGACAAGTTGTAAAACGCTCGAATGCGGAAAGTGCCACAGTAGGTATCGATACTAAGGCATTAGGTGGCATGTATGCGAACAAAATCACATTAGTGACCACTGATCGTGGGGCTGGGGTGAACAACGCTGGCGACATCAGAGGTAATGAGATAACGATTGATGCAAACGGTAATTTGATCAATACAGGCACACTGATTGCCCAAGATCATTTGGATATTAAAGTCTCTGGAGACGTGACAAACAGTGCATCACAAAGCGAAGAGAATATTCGTTCTGGTGGTACGCTTCGCGTGACAGCAGGTGGCAAAATTCATAACAAAGGTAAGATTGAGTCTGTTGGTCATATGCAGATGACGGCGGGTGGTGATCTGGTGAATGAACAAACTATCCAGACTTCAGGCAAGTTGGTTGCTAAAGCTGGTGGTAAGGTGGTAAACAAAGGCACCATTCAATCTAATGCAGATATGGATATAACGGCAAAAGATTCGGTTGAAAATGAGAAATTGATCCGTTCATCTGCTCGTTTATCTATCAATAGTCAGTCTGGTAAAATCGTGAATGCGGGTACCATCCAAGCGGGTCAATCTTTGAATTTAACTTCTCATGATGGTATTGATAACGAACAAGGCGTTATCCAAGCATTGCATGTTTCTACTCGTAATCATGATGAGAATAACGTTGCCGTAACATTTAATGGTTCTGAACGTTTTGTCGCCCAAGACGCAGTAAGAGTAGATGCACAGCAAGAAAACGAGGCATTAAAATTATTGGTCTCTAGACAAGTGAATCTTTCGAATGTTCCGAATGAAGAAACGTCAGAAGAGGAACAAAATAACATTGGTGGCTTAACTGGCATTAAGGAATTGTCAGTTAGTTATGCAGAAGAAAATGCTCAAATCGAGCTAACTGCCCAAAACCTTATCGGTAATATGAGTGCTAGACCTTTTGAAATTTCTTCTTCAGATGGAAGATATGAAATTCAAACTGATCCAAAATACACACAATACCGTCAATGGTTAGGTAGCGATTATATGCTTGAGTTGTTATCTATCGACCCGCAACAAGTACTTGCTCGTTTAGGTGATGCTTATTTTGAACAAGTTATTATTGCAGAACAGCTAAAACAGTTGCGCAAAAACGCATCAGCGAATATGTCTCCTAATGTGTTAGAGACCGAAATCAAGTCGATGATGGAACAAGGTGTTAAATTTGCCTTACAAGAGAATGGTAAGGTTAAGGTTGGCATGCCATTGACAACGAGCCAAGAATCTAGCTTAAAACATGATATTGTTTGGTTGGTCAAAGATGAGGTGTTGTTACCGGGTGCAAATAGTCCTGTGGCTGTATTGTATCCAAAAGTATATTTAGCCCCTAAATCGGTTAAATTGACACGTAATTAATTTTTTACCAGTTTATTTATACTGCTGCTTTTCTAATTGCCTTACTAGTCTTTCGATTAGTAAGGTTTTTTTTATCTGAAAAGGTGGTGGAGTCTCAGTATTTAGTAATGGGACATGTGTGTGTAGAATGGGATGTTTTGGATATGAGGGTGCTGAGTTAGTGAGGTTTCTATGAGTATCTTAATGCTTTGAGTAAAAAGGGGTGAGTAGGGGTTCAGAAGATGCTCAGCATTTAGTAATGGGATATGTGTGTGGAATGGGATGTTTTGGATATGAGGGTGCTGAGTTAGTGAGATTTCTATGAGTATCTTAATGCTTTGAGCAAAAGGAAGTGTAGAGGTTCAGAAGATGTATGAGTGCCTCAGCATTTAGTAATGGGACATGTGTGTGTAGAATGGGATGTTTTGGATATGTTGGTGCTGGGTTAGTGAGGTTTCTATGAGTATCTTAATGCTTTGGGCAAAAGGAAGTGCGGAGGTTCAGAAAGGTTATGAGGGCTTCAATAGTAGAGTTATCGATGTTTTAGGAAGTGCTGTTTAGATGGAGGTAGATGAGTTCGCACCTGCCTTATAAAAAGGGGTGAGAGAAACTCCCACGCTTAGGTGGGAGTGTGCAAAATTAGGCAGCCGCTTTAATCGCCGCAGCAATACGGCTTTTTAGACGAGCCGCTTTATTTTTGTGAATGACATTCTTGTCAGCAACGCGGTCGATGATGCTTGCTGTTTTTGGAAAAATTTCATTCGCTTTCGTTTTATCGCCAGCTTCTAATGCTTGGTAAACACGTTTAATAGCAGTGCGCATCATAGAACGCAAGCTAGAGTTATGCTTATTACGAACAACGTTCTGGCGTGCACGTTTGCGAGCTTGAGCAGTATTAGCCATGTTAGTAAAATATCCTTTTTCTATCTAATATGAGTTAATCCTTAATTATAAAACGATATACCATAAAAAACAAGTGATTAAGATGGGGAATAACGTTTAAAATCTCTTATACGAAAACCGCAGATGAATAATGTCGCAAAATAGCACAGAATACTGGCGAATATTAGTCCAAACAGGCAAATAATACGGCTGATTTGGAAAGATTTTAATGGATCCGTGACAACGTTCATTAAAAGCTGCTGGGTCCAGTAAGTAATGCCATGGTTGTTTAAGCTATTGAGCCAGTCTGAAGGGGATTGGACAAGGTACAAAAACAATGTTAATACGATTAGGGCGGGCAGTAGTTTGACTAAAAATTTAATGATCGATTCGCTAGGCTGATAGAAGCGATGTTTTCTTAAATAAACATAAAGCAAAGAGGCGTTAAATAAAGATCCTAATGCGATCGATAAGGTCAGTCCTGTGTGCTGTAATAGTGGCACAAAAATTAGATTTAATGCCTGAGTCAAACAAAGTATGATGACGCCAATCTTAATGGGGGTTTTGATGTCTTGCCTAGCGTAAAAGGCGGGTGCTAAGATTTTAATGCTTAAAATACCAATCAATCCAATACTATAAGCAAGTACAGCAGATGAGGTTTTTTCTACGTCTAACTCGTTAAAAGCACCGTAGTTAAATAATACACTGACTAAGCCTGTTCTCAATAGTGCCATTCCAATGCAAGCAGGTAGTCCAAATAATAAGATGAGTTTGATGCCCCAATCCATTAAGGCGTTATACGTTTTTGAGTCTTTTTGGCTATATGCTTCTGATAGGCTGGGTAGTAGTACTGTGCCAAGTGCCATGCCTAATAAAGCGGATGGAAATTCCATTAAACGGTCTGAAAAGGATAGCCAAGTCACACTGCCGTGTTCAAGGTAAGTGGCAATATTGGTGTTAATTAAAATAGAGATTTGTGTAACAGATAGCCCCAAAATAGCTGGCAACATGTTTTTGAGCAATCTTCTTACATCATGATCGTTAAATGCTGCCGAAAAACGCAAAGAAAAACGAGGCAAAAGCCCTAACTTTGCTAAAGCCATCCACTGCACCCCTAATTGAAGTACGCCACCGACCATCACACCGATAGATAAGGCATAAATGGGGACGTTTACGACATGAACGAGCAATAAACTACACGCAATCATGGAAAGATTAAGCAAAATCGGGGTGAAAGCAGGGATGGCAAAGCGAGACCACGTATTTAAAATACCTGATGCAAAGGACACTAATGACATACAAAGTATGTATGGAAACATGATGCGTGTCATGGTGGTGGCGATCTCGAAATTATCGTTTTCAGTTAGGCCACTTGCGACGGCAAGGGTAAACCAAGGTGCCCCAATGATGCCGATAGCAGTTAGGATTAACAGACTAATGGATAGTACCAAAGCCGTGTGATCAATGAGTTGCTGCGTGCGATCGGCTGATTCTGTTTTTTGTATTTCTTTTAAAATGGGGATAAAAGCTTGTGAAAAAGCACCCTCTGCAAATAATCTGCGTAATAGATTGGGAATTCTAAATGCTACCCAAAACGCATCGGTCATCGGGCCAGCCCCAAATGAACGAGCGATAATCACGTCTCTGGCTAGTCCACTAATGCGAGACAGCAAGGTGAGCCCACTAATTTTAGCAAGGGATTTGAATAAGTTTTTCATAAAAATGATGTTATCGGTCTATCCACTTGGATAGACCTAGATATTATGCTTTGAGTGCGGCAAAGATATTTTTTGTGATCGTTTCTACATCACCCACACCAGAGACTTTGATATAAGTAGGTGCGTGTTGAGGATCTTCTTTTGCCCAATTTTGATAAAAATCGACTAAGGGACGAGTTTGTGATTCGTACACTTCTAGACGCTTGCGAACGGTTTCTTCTTTGTCATCTTCACGCTGGATAAGTGGCTCACCAGTGACATCGTCTTTATCAGCTACTTTTGGTGGGTTAAATTTGACGTGATAAGTACGACCGCTAGGCTGATGGATGCGACGACCGCTCATGCGTTCGATAATCATATCTGCGGGTACTTGAATTTCGATGACGTAGTCAATTTTTATATCATTGTCTTTAAATGCCTGAGCTTGAGGGATTGTTCTGGGTACGCCATCAAAAAGATAACCATCTTTACAGTCTGCAGCTTGGATGCGGTCTTTGATAAGACCAATGATAATATCATCGGATACTAATTGTCCTGCTGCGATAATGGCTTGAGCTTTTTGGCCAAGTTCGTTTCCCTCTTTAATCGCTGCTCGAAGCATATCGCCTGTAGAGATTTGAGGAATGTGACATTCTTTTGTGATAAAGCCCGCTTGAGTGCCTTTTCCTGCACCAGGAGGGCCAAGTAAAATAATACGCATAACGAATCCCTTTGTGATAAAGATTAAACCTCACTATTTTAAATGATAATGCGAGGACATAAAAAGATTTTTTGCTGATTTTCAAAATACCACCAGCTGGAAGCGATGCGATATTTGTCTAGACGATGTCAGGTATCTTTTTAGACGGGCGTTTTATGTAGGAACGCGGTTGTTTCGTGACCAGCTGGAGGTGAACGTTTTATTACATTCAAAGCGTAGGGTGTTGGCTAAGATAATGTCGCAAATTATCTAAGTCTTCCTGCGTATCGACTCCCGAAAGAGGGGCTTGTTTGGTTAGGGCCACAAAAATCGAGTACCCATGTTCCAATGCTCGCAGTTGTTCTAACTGTTCAAATTTTTCAAGCGGTGTTTGGTTTAATAAAGGATATTGTTTTAAAAATTGGCAACGATAAGCATATAACCCAATGTGATGTAAAGCAGGAAAATCAGGTTTTAACTGATCGATTTGGGTGATCTGTTTAAATCCCGCTCTATCCCAAGGAATAGGTGCACGAGAAAAAGTCAAAGCAAAACCTTGTGTATCGCGAATCACTTTGACTACATTAGGATTCAGAAAACGATGTACATCGGTAATAGGGTAGGCACAAGTGGCAATACTTGCTTTAGCTTGCAGCGATAATTGATGTGCAACCGTGTGAATTAAGTCGGGATCGATTAAAGGTTCGTCACCTTGTACATTGACGATAATCTCATCATCAGGTAGATCTAACTGTGTCACAACTTGAGCTAAGCGGTCTGTTCCAGAGGGGTGATCGTGATCAGTCATGATGGTTTCAAAACCGTGAGCCGTTGTGACATCCGCAATAGCTTGGCTGTCTGTCGCAATGATGATTCGTTGTGCAGATGATTTTTGAGCTTGCAAAGCGGTGCGTAAAATCAATGGTAAACCGTGTACATCGGCTAGCATTTTGCCAGGAAGTCTGGTGGATGCTTCGCGAGCAGGAATAATAATGGTGTATTTCATGGGTGATATGTGTTAGGTTTAATCAAGTTTTCTGGCTTTTTCGGGAATTAAAATAGGAATGCCGTCTTTGATCGGATACGCTAATTTAGCACCCAGACTGATGAGTTCTTTGTTTTGTTCGTCGTATTGTAACGTTTCGTGCGTAACAGGGCAGATGAGTTTTTTAAATATTTGATTCATGGTTCGACCGTTTATGGTTTAATTGGCGAAGAAGTGCCTCAATAAAATCTCCTGGAATCCACTGTGCTTGGACTTCTAGCACCCATATGCGAGGATCAGCTGGACATTTAATCGCATCTTTTGCCGTTAATAAAATAATGTCTTGCGTAATTTTATCAAAATCTGTTGTCGAAAAAGCATAATGGTCAGGAAAGCGAAGATAGGTCTGAGCGGTGATACCATGTTGTGTCAAAGTGTTAAAAAAGCGTTGAGGATTGCCAATGCCTGCCAAAACACAAAGCCCCGTTTTTCCTTGAAATGCCTCTAAGGGTTGTGTGGTTTGTGTGACCAGATGTCTGAAATGAACAGGTTTTAAGTTGAATCCATATGGAACATTGGGGTATTGTTTTTTGATGGTATCTGGATCTTCAAGCGGTGAAAAATTTTGTAAAACAAAATCAACGGTATTTAGTCGATCAGCAGACTCTCTTAAAGGGCCTGCAGGTAATACGCGTCCATTACCGATGCCTCGAGAATCTTGAACAATTATTTCGATGTCTCTGGCGAGTCGGCGATGTTGCAACCCATCATCAGAAATAATTACATCAATTTCTGGATAAACTGCTAATAGCTTTTGGGCGGCTAATACGCGATTAGGATGCACGGCAATGGGGGCATATTGGGCTAATAAACAAGGTTCATCACCAAAGTTTTCAGGCGATAAGGGAGTATGTCCTGATAAATGAGGTTCATTTTTTATCTCAGTGGCTCCGTATCCTCTACTGACGACACCTGGATGAAAACCCAAGGCTTTGAGATCATTAATGAGTTGGATGGTAACCGGCGTTTTTCCAGTGCCTCCCACATAGATATTACCGACAACGATAACAGGACATTTCAGCGGGACGCAGGGTTGTTTGGCCCGTTGTTTTCCTGCCCATTCATAAAGATAGGCGAAGGGAAGCAAAAGCGTACTAATCAGCCCTTTTTTTTGCCATACGCTTTGGAAGAATGGGGTTAGAATGTTGTTTATTTTTGACATTTTTTTATTGTACAAGAATTTAATTTTTTAGGTAAGTGAATAACTCACAAAAAATGTGGAAAACTTTGTGGACAATTCAAAAAAGTTTAGTAATACTACAGTGAGCAAGTTAAACTGCTCAAAAAGTAAGCATTTTTACGGATAAATATAAAATCCTTTTATATCAATAAGTTGTAATCCATTTTAAAAGGATAAGATGAATAATAACCCCTACTTTCTAGATTTTTAGTTTCTAAATCTTACGATTTTTTACATTGTGGATATTGATGATTCCCAAACGACTTTTGCACCGTATAAATACCTAAAAATTTAGGATATTTTTGATCGTATGTTGCGGTGTTTTGGGTCAGTGATCTGTGATAAAACTGAGTGAAATTTTGGGGAAGATGCGATAAGTTAATAGAATGACTGTCTTTTTGTTAAAGTAGTATGAAATGTAATAGGTGAATGAGCAAATGCTTTTCATTTTAGGCTTTAAATAAATTGCATCTTGAAAAAAATGAGGGTTATTGTCTACAATCTTTGTTATTCGATCCCAATCATCGTTATCACCAATGTCGTAAGCTAGGATAAGTAGAATGACAGATTTTATGCAAGTCGATCAAGCCGTTGAACATATTAGAACGCCATCCTATTCATTAGAAGCAGAACAGTCTGTGCTAGGGGGCTTATTGCTTGATAATTATGCTTATGACAAGATTGCTGGCACTTTGCAGGCAGAGTACTTTTTTAAACGTGAGCATCAACTTATTTGGCTTGAGATGGTTAAGCTGTTTGAGCTAAAAAAAGAAGTTGATGTGATCACGCTAGCCAATGCCTTGGATTTAAACCAACAACTGCAAGATTGTGGTGGACGTGAATATTTGGTGAATCTAGCGGCCAGCACGATGTCGGCTGCCAATATTCATCGTTATGCCAGCATTATTTATGATCGTTATTTGCTTAGACGGTTGGTGCTGACCTGTGACAATATTACCGAACTGGCTTTTGCTCCTGGTGGCCGTGAAGCTTCAGAGATTTTAGATGATGCGGAATCTAGAATTATGGCCATTGCCCAACGTGGTACGGATAAAGACTTTCGCTCGATTAAGGAAGTGGTCAAAAGCATTACTGATGAGCAAATGCGATTGGATCAAATGGATCCTAAGTTAAAAAGTGATGTGACGGGCGTATCTACAGGCTTTGTGGATTTGGACCGTATGACGGCAGGATTTCACGATGGACAATTAATTATTGTGGCAGGTCGTCCAGGTTCAGGTAAAACATCGTTTGCGATGAATATTGCCGAGCATGTGGCGGTAAAAGAGGGCTTGCCAGTCGCTGTCTTTTCTATGGAGATGGGGGCTGAACAATTAGCAACTCGTATCATTTCCTCTATGGGCGGTATTCACCAAAGTGCTTTAAGAAAGGGGACGATGAATCAAAGAGAGATGACAAGCTTTATTGAAGCGAGTCAAATCTTGGCCCAGTCGCCTTTGTATATTGATGAAACAGCTGCTTTGAATCCTATTGAATTAAGGGCAAAAGTCAGGCGATTGCACCGTGAATGCGGTGGACAGTTAGGCTTAATCGTTGTGGACTATTTGCAGTTGATGTCCTCGGCTTCGATTCGTAAAAGCGATACGCGAGCTAATGAAGTCTCGGAAATCAGCCGTTCTTTGAAAAATCTAGCACGTGAAGTGGCTTGTCCTATTGTAGCCTTATCACAGTTAAACCGTAGTGTGGAACAACGACAAGACAAGCGTCCGATGATGAGTGATTTGCGTGAATCTGGTGCGATTGAACAGGATGCCGACTTGATTTTGTTTATTTATCGTGATGAATATCACAAAGGCGAAGAAAGTAAAGAAAAAGGGGTAGCTGAAATCATCATTGGTAAACAACGTAGCGGCCCAGTCGGCACGGTTAGAGTGGCATTTGATGGCGAATTTACGCGTTTCTCGAATTTGGCTTACGACCACCATTACCAGTCTTAATAGGTTTTTAATTAGCGATCGTCACGCCTCGTTAAACTAGTATAAATTAGGATAATCGTTTCGAACTAACTGTCTGAGGCGAATCGCATCCGTAAAACGACTAGATGTATTTTGTGAGTTCAAAATAATCACGGCCATTGGCTTGCCATCAAAGTTTGTTTTCATCACTAAGCAATCGCCTGCTTCACGAATATAGCCTGTTTTAGACACTTGTATATCCCAGTTATTGTTGCGAATAAGGCGGTTTGTGTTGTGAAAGGTCTGTACTCTACCATTTGACATCATGATGTTGTAACCGTCATGGGTTGAAAGATCTCTAATGATAGGGTTTTTGTCGGTAGCCACTAGAAGTTTGACTAAATCTTTTGGAGTAGAGACGTTCTTGGGCGACAGTCCTGTAGGCTCAACAAAACGAGTACGACTCATACCCAGTGTTTTTGCTTTTTGGTTCATGGCTTTGACAAACGCTTTCTTTCCACCAGGGTAAGTGCGTGCTAAAGCATGAGCGGCTCGATTATCTGAGGACATGAGTGAAAGCAATAACGCTTCACGACGAGTGATCTTGGTGCCTACTCTGAGTCGGCTGCTCGATTTTTTTAGACGATCAACATCTGCCTTGGTAATGGTGATTTTTTCGTTAAGATTAAGATCCTTATCTAGTACGACCAAAGCCGTCATTAACTTTGTGATGGATGCGATGGGTTGAACCTTATCACTATTTTTCTCAATAAGTGGTTTGCCTGTTTCAAGATCGACGACATACGCGATTTTGGCTTTCAGATTCGCTTCATTCGCCACTAATTGCAAAGAAGCAGGCATGTTTTCATACAGATAATGCTGGTTAGTGGTATAGGTTAAAATCGGATCTTCTTCTGGACGATTAACCTGTGCCACTTTTTTTGTCGGCGTAGAACGTGATTTCTTGACGACTTTTCTTAAACTTGCTTTAGAAGATTTTTTCTTAGCTAGGGCTTGAGCGGTTGTTTTCGGCTTCTTTCTCGTAATGATGATCGCGTTAGTTTTGCTGTTGGCGACTTTTTGGACGACCATTTCAGGACGTTTTGTAGTAGTGGTTTTCTTGGATGTAGTTGCTGAGTGAGCAATATTTGTCAATGAAAACAATAAACAAAAAGACAAAGGCAAAAGGCGTTTCATCGGGTAAACTGGCACAAAAAAGAAGTCAAACACTCAAATTATAACGGTTATGATTAATAAAATCAATAATTGCAATAACTTGTAACAAAAAATTAAATCACTTTCTAAGTTTTTTGAAACAATTTATAAGTTTCATCATATATTCAGTTTCTTAGCAATAAAAATGAGGCGGTTAAAGCACTTATTTTATCTTGATTTTTCTTTAAGTAAAGCGTGTGTGACATGCGTTTTTTCGCCTTGATTGGGTTAAAATATTCAACTATTTTGTCAACCCATTTATTCTAAAGGTTTACCCGTGTCTATCACATTCGTCCCATTCTACGGAAAATCGGCACTTAGCCAGTTCCAAATCGAAAGATTAAAAGACAAACTTAGCCAGTATGCGATTACGCAGATTCGAGCACAATACGAATATTATGTATTTGCACATGAAGCATTGAGTGAATCAGAACATATCAGATTAAAACAGATATTAGATATAGACGACGATTGGAAGAAAAACGAGACGCTTGTTTTGAGAGTTTTGCCTAGAATGGGGACGATTTCGCCTTGGGCATCTAAAGCAACCGATATTGTTCATAATTGTGGTTTGTCTAATATTGCTCGAGTTGAAAGAGGTGTTCGTTTTTTATTTGAAACGAAAAAAGGTTTGTTAGGCGGGTTTGCCTCTTTAAATCAAGAAGCCCAAGAATTTATTTCATCACTGATTCACGATCGTATGACAGAGATGGTGGTCGGTGAAGAGTATCATGCAGGACAGTTGTTCCAAACCTTAAATCCCAAGCCATTACAACAGGTTGATGTGTTAAATCGTGGGGTGTCCGCACTTCAAGAGGCGAATGTTCAGTTAGGATTGGCTTTGTCTGAAGATGAAATTGAGTATTTAGAAAGCTCGTTTAAACGTTTGGGACGTAACCCAACGGATGTGGAATTGATGATGTTTGCTCAGGCTAATAGTGAACATTGTCGTCATAAGATTTTTAATGCAACATGGACGATTGATGGCGTTCAAAAAGATAAAACGCTCTTTGGCATGATTAAGGATACGCATATTAAACATCCGCAAGGAACGGTAGTTGCGTATTCTGATAATGCAGCGATTATGGAAGGTACTTCTGTTAAACGTTTTTATCCCGATACAAATTTAAAATATGCGAATCACGAACGTTTGACACATACTTTGATGAAAGTTGAAACGCATAATCACCCCACAGCGATTGCTCCTTTCCCAGGTGCGGCAACGGGATCAGGTGGTGAAATTCGTGATGAGGGGGCTACAGGTCGTGGTGCTAAACCGAAAGCAGGTTTATGTGGATTTACTGTTTCGCATTTAAATATTCCCACTTTGCCCGAATCGTGGGAAAAGAATGCACTTGTGCCACCTGAACGTATGGCAAGTGCTTTGGATATTATGATTGATGGTCCGATCGGTGCGGCTGCTTTTAATAATGAGTTTGGTCGTCCGAATTTATTAGGCTACTTCCGTAGTTATGAACAGCAAGAACAACAGCATTGGGGCTATCATAAACCCATTATGCTAGCGGGCGGTATGGGGGCGATTGATGATGCGTTGACTCACAAAAATGAGATTCCTGACGGTGCGTTGCTTATCCAATTAGGTGGTGCTGGCATGCGTATCGGCATGGGTGGCGGTGCAGCATCAAGTATGGCTTCAGGCTCCAATACCGCGGCCTTAGATTTTGATTCAGTTCAACGTGGCAACCCTGAATTACAACGTCGTGCCCAAGAAGTGATTGATGCATGTTGGCGTTTGTTAGAAGATAACCCTATTATTGCGATTCACGATGTCGGGGCAGGTGGCTTATCTAATGCTTTCCCTGAGCTGGTAAATGATGCAGACAAAGGTGCTGTTTTTGATCTCAGTCGTGTGAATCTGGAA
It contains:
- the kdsB gene encoding 3-deoxy-manno-octulosonate cytidylyltransferase, which translates into the protein MKYTIIIPAREASTRLPGKMLADVHGLPLILRTALQAQKSSAQRIIIATDSQAIADVTTAHGFETIMTDHDHPSGTDRLAQVVTQLDLPDDEIIVNVQGDEPLIDPDLIHTVAHQLSLQAKASIATCAYPITDVHRFLNPNVVKVIRDTQGFALTFSRAPIPWDRAGFKQITQIDQLKPDFPALHHIGLYAYRCQFLKQYPLLNQTPLEKFEQLEQLRALEHGYSIFVALTKQAPLSGVDTQEDLDNLRHYLSQHPTL
- a CDS encoding Trm112 family protein, yielding MNQIFKKLICPVTHETLQYDEQNKELISLGAKLAYPIKDGIPILIPEKARKLD
- the lpxK gene encoding tetraacyldisaccharide 4'-kinase; protein product: MSKINNILTPFFQSVWQKKGLISTLLLPFAYLYEWAGKQRAKQPCVPLKCPVIVVGNIYVGGTGKTPVTIQLINDLKALGFHPGVVSRGYGATEIKNEPHLSGHTPLSPENFGDEPCLLAQYAPIAVHPNRVLAAQKLLAVYPEIDVIISDDGLQHRRLARDIEIIVQDSRGIGNGRVLPAGPLRESADRLNTVDFVLQNFSPLEDPDTIKKQYPNVPYGFNLKPVHFRHLVTQTTQPLEAFQGKTGLCVLAGIGNPQRFFNTLTQHGITAQTYLRFPDHYAFSTTDFDKITQDIILLTAKDAIKCPADPRIWVLEVQAQWIPGDFIEALLRQLNHKRSNHESNI
- the dnaB gene encoding replicative DNA helicase, which produces MTDFMQVDQAVEHIRTPSYSLEAEQSVLGGLLLDNYAYDKIAGTLQAEYFFKREHQLIWLEMVKLFELKKEVDVITLANALDLNQQLQDCGGREYLVNLAASTMSAANIHRYASIIYDRYLLRRLVLTCDNITELAFAPGGREASEILDDAESRIMAIAQRGTDKDFRSIKEVVKSITDEQMRLDQMDPKLKSDVTGVSTGFVDLDRMTAGFHDGQLIIVAGRPGSGKTSFAMNIAEHVAVKEGLPVAVFSMEMGAEQLATRIISSMGGIHQSALRKGTMNQREMTSFIEASQILAQSPLYIDETAALNPIELRAKVRRLHRECGGQLGLIVVDYLQLMSSASIRKSDTRANEVSEISRSLKNLAREVACPIVALSQLNRSVEQRQDKRPMMSDLRESGAIEQDADLILFIYRDEYHKGEESKEKGVAEIIIGKQRSGPVGTVRVAFDGEFTRFSNLAYDHHYQS
- the pbpG gene encoding D-alanyl-D-alanine endopeptidase, giving the protein MKRLLPLSFCLLFSLTNIAHSATTSKKTTTTKRPEMVVQKVANSKTNAIIITRKKPKTTAQALAKKKSSKASLRKVVKKSRSTPTKKVAQVNRPEEDPILTYTTNQHYLYENMPASLQLVANEANLKAKIAYVVDLETGKPLIEKNSDKVQPIASITKLMTALVVLDKDLNLNEKITITKADVDRLKKSSSRLRVGTKITRREALLLSLMSSDNRAAHALARTYPGGKKAFVKAMNQKAKTLGMSRTRFVEPTGLSPKNVSTPKDLVKLLVATDKNPIIRDLSTHDGYNIMMSNGRVQTFHNTNRLIRNNNWDIQVSKTGYIREAGDCLVMKTNFDGKPMAVIILNSQNTSSRFTDAIRLRQLVRNDYPNLY